A portion of the Bactrocera neohumeralis isolate Rockhampton chromosome 2, APGP_CSIRO_Bneo_wtdbg2-racon-allhic-juicebox.fasta_v2, whole genome shotgun sequence genome contains these proteins:
- the LOC126758731 gene encoding LOW QUALITY PROTEIN: putative uncharacterized protein DDB_G0277255 (The sequence of the model RefSeq protein was modified relative to this genomic sequence to represent the inferred CDS: deleted 2 bases in 1 codon; substituted 1 base at 1 genomic stop codon) has translation MFAFTVLVFNFIQGVISANAAIPGAHCRDYNGKMYETGMHFMPGPDTCRLCVCENGLPKACKMVLCEAFSKCKSFQVGNGNSCCEVICLDDQFTDGSTDFGIXLVASGITATLSLSLLFFLVNRLRQRKIRARESRQNVEDQRSIVGSIGYIAGNMGYMEGNMSGMDYSYGGGASHYPLWKPASAYFPRGEAPPPYEEAVAISQAEALSAQCTVSVATTAHRAMGLNATVTPVELSAEMRRNMQQQQQQTLVQQHAIHMHQPTSSHIGNGGNCTTSLAGMPNTTQALHHHVGALTSTAQPQQQHHQQSHNQITQSTTNLINININSGGNVTTIATGENHQPPYSLQHESGANVVQEPLSHQSLQQPQLMNATHIGNSSGGRLHLTAATPSNSICVQTLSSGAGAHQPLSQSTQMMGINKSLHLQQQQQHHHQLTAANVACQALQQTMSSSIGSTSNSNECSYKNCHLNISASTALASSSTVGSTVGGSQQRRSQRTLPVQATHVTQDMLQHFVTVADVEISGNTVGYHSLPNGSGVGGGDREMELLSVATVPAGAISTPSIDVLPLMSGEIATISNNTSDSVTQTAISAVSGSHTLPTNAHTQTLKSGNNSTNNSSSQNSKTPSSSRRYHRTIPRYFALTDPLSEKEAYGINKSKSENSSRAGPSSNVSAVTSTKKPTCQCPVQHVPMSYMAATQLSNVAQCPSNSALLSALSSKLSAACQSSAASQTSSALSTLVTSHGSSSNGRSNTVTTLGYPQRVKSSNSLQPSSTNDVNSFGVGSTLKRTMHTTSTSTNTSTLTNNNISNINATSVCSYDTKIATISKQVGDSSAADLGTAISSHHHHAAHHSHHSHHAHSVVVLPSQTHDESMPIVLGRVHKRSSGERERDRERARSASSGRASSNSSAHQLENSAATIYLSGKGDAYLNFPHPQNFSNRNSQQQQQQQNCHQQQQTNETNPILPPKLHKSLTNLKSTTNNNHSITTTATEISCAAVTTPNPTTTATTCSSYTTVQTVYTLSKPSTSTAAHVSRKEHQTIHEPINGNGGTSSCSKNSPLSLTLPLSPGLANNFGGVSTSTGSDCGSSSGNNTVGSQTHSSEKSSKINSSTFYPLQNNHVTYTLPKYISGKVSLNSTIASVVSKVPSVISIPVSGGEVDLFEKQQLCIRLKSQQFNSINSKHEPTAMSTLKSSSANGRSTTLPKILRAKKQQDVNATNNCNSNIGSSTIKHSTASGMTTAAASISSVSQCNMPVYPQQSTSSHVKTTATANATTQFNSIISDSDVLSSAKHLPVCTTSKNCQNPKEHFLPNDTSLDDDYLSECENCKIAQSAKYYLNAEEEGAIPQETMTLQRKSMDDNKEEQEQSYYRISHTLPTNPKKNAPVKNNNREPWFSTIPASSSSEEDVNE, from the exons ATGTTTGCTTTTACTGTGCTtgtatttaatttcattcaag GTGTAATTTCAGCCAATGCAGCCATTCCCGGTGCCCATTGTCGTGATTACAATGGCAAAATGTACGAAACGGGGATGCATTTTATGCCCGGGCCAGATACATGCCGCCTCTGTGTGTGTGAAAACGGTCTACCGAAGGCCTGTAAAATGGTATTATGTGAAGCATTTAGCAAATGCAAATCTTTTCAAGTTGGCAATGGCAACAGTTGCTGCGAGGTGATCTGTCTTGATGATCAATTCACTGATGGCAGTACTGATTTCGGTATTTGACTGGTGGCCAGTGGCATTACTGCCACACTTTCTTTATCGTTGCTTTTCTTTTTGGTAAATCGTCTGAGACAGCGTAAGATACGTGCACGCGAAAGTCGACAGAATGTCGAGGATCAGCGCAGTATTGTTGGTAGTATAGG TTATATCGCCGGTAATATGGGTTACATGGAAGGTAACATGAGCGGCATGGATTATTCCTATGGCGGTGGCGCTTCACACTATCCACTGTGGAAACCAGCTAGCGCTTACTTTCCACGTGGGGAGGCGCCGCCTCCGTACGAAGAGGCTGTCGCCATATCGCAAGCAGAAGCCCTAAGCGCACAGTGTACCGTTAGTGTGGCCACGACAGCGCACCGAGCTATGGGCCTTAATGCTACTGTTACACCGGTCGAATTAAGTGCGGAAATGCGTCGCAAcatgcaacagcagcaacaacaaactttAGTGCAGCAACATGCGATACATATGCATCAACCGACGTCATCACACATTGGTAATGGTGGAAACTGTACTACTTCGCTTGCCGGAATGCCTAACACGACGCAAGCATTGCATCATCATGTCGGTGCGTTGACGTCTACGGCGCAACCGCAACAGCAACATCATCAACAATCTCACAACCAAATAACACAAAGCACCACCAACCTAATTAACATCAATATCAATAGCGGCGGCAATGTGACCACAATTGCTACGGGTGAAAATCATCAACCGCCATATAG TTTGCAACACGAAAGTGGCGCCAATGTTGTACAGGAACCACTTAGTCATCAATCGTTACAACAGCCACAATTAATGAATGCAACTCACATAGGCAATAGTAGTGGGGGCCGTCTCCACCTGACTGCCGCAACGCCCAGCAATTCAATTTGTGTACAGACCCTCTCAAGTGGAGCGGGTGCTCATCAGCCACTCAGTCAATCAACGCAAATGATGGGAATAAATAAATCTCTCCAcctgcagcaacagcagcaacatcacCACCAACTTACTGCTGCTAACGTCGCCTGCCAAGCTTTGCAGCAGACAATGTCATCTTCAATTGGTTCTACGTCGAACAGTAACGAGTGTAGCTATAAAAATTGTCATCTGAATATCAGCGCCAGCACTGCATTGGCTTCGTCGTCGACTGTGGGGTCGACTGTGGGTGGATCACAGCAGCGTCGCTCCCAACGTACACTGCCAGTTCAAGCCACTCATGTTACGCAAGATATGCTGCAACACTTTGTTACAGTTGCTGATGTGGAAATCAGCGGTAACACCGTTGGGTATCACTCATTGCCGAATGGTAGTGGTGTTGGCGGGGGTGACCGTGAAATGGAACTGCTCAGTGTTGCTACGGTACCCGCGGGGGCAATTTCCACACCCAGTATCGATGTGTTGCCACTGATGAGCGGAGAAATAGCTACAATTTCTAATAATACCAGCGATTCAGTCACACAAACAGCAATAAGCGCAGTCTCTGGATCACATACACTGCCGACAAatgcgcacacacaaacattgaAAAGTGGTAACAACAGCACCAATAATAGCAGTAGCCAAAACAGCAAAACACCCTCATCCTCACGCCGTTATCATCGCACTATACCACGATACTTTGCTCTTACCGATCCGCTGAGTGAAAAAGAGGCCTATGgcataaataaaagcaaatcagAAAATAGCTCACGTGCTGGACCGAGCAGTAACGTGTCAGCTGTAACTTCTACGAAAAAACCCACCTGTCAGTGCCCAGTGCAGCACGTGCCCATGTCATATATGGCAGCCACGCAACTGAGCAATGTTGCACAATGTCCCAGTAACAGTGCTCTTCTTTCGGCCCTAAGTAGCAAATTGAGCGCAGCTTGCCAATCATCAGCGGCATCTCAAACATCGTCAGCATTATCAACTCTAGTTACATCAcatggcagcagcagcaacgggCGTTCCAACACTGTTACTACGTTGGGTTATCCGCAACGAGTCAAATCCTCTAATAGTCTTCAACCATCGTCAACAAACGACGTCAACAGCTTCGGGGTGGGCAGCACCTTGAAGCGTACAATGCATACCACTAGCACCAGCACTAATACGTCAACGCTCACCAATAATAACATTAGCAACATTAATGCTACATCGGTTTGCAGTTATGATACGAAAATTGCCACAATATCTAAGCAAGTCGGTGATAGCTCAGCTGCAGATCTAGGAACAGCCATAAGTAGTCACCATCATCATGCTGCCCACCATTCTCACCATTCACATCATGCACACAGTGTTGTTGTGTTACCTTCACAGACCCACGACGAGAGTATGCCTATAGTTTTGGGGCGTGTACATAAACGATCCAGTGGTGAACGAGAGCGCGACCGTGAACGAGCACGCAGTGCCAGTAGTGGGCGTGCCAGCAGCAATAGTAGCGCACACCAGTTGGAGAATAGCGCTGCTACAATTTACTTGAGCGGAAAG GGCGACGCGTACTTGAATTTTCCCCATCCACAAAATTTCAGCAATCGCAATtcgcaacagcagcagcagcagcagaattgccaccaacaacaacaaaccaacGAAACAAATCCAATATTACCACCGAAACTACACAAATCTCTAACGAATTTAAAATCTACAACAAACAACAATCATAGTATAACGACCACAGCAACAGAGATTTCTTGTGCTGCTGTTACTACGCCCAACCCCACCACCACTGCCACCACCTGTTCGAGTTACACAACCGTGCAAACGGTATACACTCTCAGCAAACCATCCACATCGACCGCAGCACATGTGAGCCGCAAGGAGCACCAAACTATCCATGAACCAATAAATGGCAACGGCGGGACCAGCAGTTGCAGTAAGAATTCGCCGCTTTCGCTCACTTTGCCCCTTTCGCCGGGGTTAGCAAACAATTTTGGAGGGGTGAGTACCAGTACTGGTAGTGATTGCGGAAGTAGTTCTGGCAACAATACTGTAGGTTCACAAACGCATTCTTCTGAAAAGTCAAGTAAAATCAATTCAAGCACATTTTATCCACTGCAAAATAATCATGTGACATACACACTGCCAAAGTATATAAGTGGCAAAGTATCGTTGAATAGCACCATTGCCAGTGTAGTTAGCAAGGTGCCTTCAGTGATCAGCATACCGGTTAGTGGCGGCGAAGTCGATTTATTTGAGA AACAACAGCTGTGTATACGCCTTAAGTCACaacaattcaattcaataaacAGCAAACATGAACCCACAGCAATGTCCACATTGAAGAGTAGCAGTGCAAACGGCCGTAGCACAACATTGCCAAAGATTTTGCGTGCCAAAAAACAGCAAGACGTTAATGCGACCAACAATTGTAATagcaatattggcagcagcACCATAAAACATAGTACTGCTTCTGGAATGACAACAGCAGCTGCGTCGATATCGTCGGTATCCCAATGCAATATGCCCGTCTATCCCCAACAGTCCACTAGTTCACATGTCAAAACAACCGCAACGGCTAATGCAACAACGCAATTCAATTCCATCATATCTGATAGTGATGTTCTGTCTTCTGCCAAACATTTACCAGTCTGTACCACTTCGAAGAATTGCCAAAATCCAAAGGAGCATTTTTTGCCAAACGACACTAGTTTGGATGATGATTACTTAAGCGAGTGCGAGAATTGTAAAATTGCGCAGAGtgccaaatattatttaaatgctGAAGAAGAGGGGGCAATACCACAAGAGACAATGACCCTACAGCGCAAATCGATGGACGACAACAAAGAGGAGCAGGAGCAGTCGTATTATCGAATTTCGCACACGCTACCAACGAATCCCAAGAAGAATGC TCCTGTCAAAAATAACAATCGTGAACCATGGTTTTCTACAATCCCAGCTAGCTCGTCATCCGAAGAGGATGTCAATGAATGA